The nucleotide sequence CCATCAGCCGGATGCGCACGGTCGGCGGCACGGTGCCGATCGAGGAGCGCGCCCACTCGGAGGCGCCGAGCTCCTTCAGGCAGCGGGACACCGCCACAGGATGCGACGCGCGCCCGGCGAACATCAGCTCCTCGGCGACGATGCCGGCGACGGTCACGTCGGAGGCCGGCTCGGAGACGTCGGGGGCGTCGATGAGCGCGATCCGCCGGCGCATCGCCGCGTAGTCGGTGCTGCCGTCGATGGTGATGCTGCCGGCGTCCGGCCGCATCCGCCCGGAGGCGATCAGCCCCAGGACGGTCGGCCGCTGTTCCGTCTCGGCGCGGGCGAGGGACGCGCGACCGGTCTCGAACGTCGCGGACGTCGGCGGGAGGGCCGCTCCCTTGGTGACCTGATCGAGCACGACCTTCATCGCTGCGCACCTCCGTCGTTCGTCTCGGCGGGCGTGAACGCCAGCTCGGGGGTGGAGGCGATCAGCTCGCCGGCCTCGCGCCAGCTCATCCCTGCTGCGCCGAGCCCCGCCAGCATGACCAGGCGATGGCCGGCTTCGGGGCTGAGGCGGGCGCGGGTGGCCTCGTCGAGCACCGAGACGGCGGCGTTCTCGATGAGGCGCGTCGTGGTCTCGCGGTCGAGGTCTGTGCGGATGCGGCCCGACTCCATCCCGCGCCGGACGGTGTCGCGGAGGCGCTCGCGCGCGGGGTCGAGGGCGGTGCCGACCATCTCGCGGTGCGGGCCGCGGACGGCGAGTGCCGCGCTGACGCGGACATGTTCGACCTCGGCCCAGAGGGTCGCGCCGAACAGCGCGATCTCGACGAGGGGGTCGGGATGCGACACCGGGTCGAGCAGGGCGGCGAGCCGACGTGCGCCGCGGGTGAACACCTCGACCAGCAGTTCGTCGCGGGTGGCGAAGTGCCCGTAGACGGCGCGGCGGCTGAGGCCGGCGCGTGCGGCGATGTTCTCGAGCGACGCGTCGATGTCCTCATTGAGGGCGATGGCGGCGGCTCCGAGGATGGCCTCGCGGTTCGCCGTGGCGTCGCGTCGCGGTGCGCGGGTGGAGGGGGTGGGCATGCATCCAGTGTACGCCCTTCTTGCACAGTTGTGTGCAACTTTACGGGTCGCGATAGGATCGAGTGCGACGGTCGTCCGCGTGGCGCCGACGTGTTCCAACCACCGAGAGGACGTGAAACGTGCCCGCGATCGTGATCATCGGCGCCCAGTGGGGTGACGAAGGCAAAGGCAAGGCGACCGACGTCCTCGGCAGCCGGATCGACTACGTCGTCAAGTTCAACGGCGGCAACAACGCCGGGCACACGGTCGTCGTCGGCGACGAGAAGTACGCCCTGCACCTCCTCCCCTCCGGCATCCTGACCGAGGGTGTCACGCCTGTCATCGCGAACGGTGTCGTCGTCGACATCGAGGTGCTGTTCGAGGAGCTCGACGCCCTGATTGCCCGCGGCGTCGACGTCTCCCGCCTCAAGGTCAGCTCGAACGCGCACGTGATCACCTCGTACCACCGCACCATCGACAAGGTGACGGAGCGCTTCCTCGGCAAGCGGCAGATCGGCACCACCGGTCGCGGCATCGGCCCGACGTACGCGGACAAGATCAACCGCGTCGGCATCCGCATCCAGGACATCTTCGACGAGAACATCCTGCGGCAGAAGGTCGAGGGCGCCCTCGACCAGAAGAACCACCTGCTGGTGAAGGTCTACAACCGCCGCGCGATCACGGTCGACGAGGTCGTCGAGCAGCTGCTCGAGTACGCCGAGCGCCTGCGCTCGATGGTCGTCGACAGCTCCCTCCTGCTCAACCAGGCGCTGGACGAGGGCAAGTACGTGCTCTTCGAGGGCGGCCAGGCGACGATGCTG is from Leifsonia sp. 466MF and encodes:
- a CDS encoding adenylosuccinate synthase is translated as MPAIVIIGAQWGDEGKGKATDVLGSRIDYVVKFNGGNNAGHTVVVGDEKYALHLLPSGILTEGVTPVIANGVVVDIEVLFEELDALIARGVDVSRLKVSSNAHVITSYHRTIDKVTERFLGKRQIGTTGRGIGPTYADKINRVGIRIQDIFDENILRQKVEGALDQKNHLLVKVYNRRAITVDEVVEQLLEYAERLRSMVVDSSLLLNQALDEGKYVLFEGGQATMLDVDHGTYPFVTSSNSTAGGAATGSGIGPNRIDRVIGIVKAYTTRVGAGPFPTELFDEWGEFLRERGFEFGTTTGRPRRTGWYDAPVARYTARVNGVTDFVLTKLDTLTGIDRIPVAVAYDVDGVRHDEVPASQSDFHHAKPIYEEFPGWTEDISGARTFEDLPKNAQDYVLALERLSGARISAIGVGPARDQIVVRHDLID
- a CDS encoding TetR/AcrR family transcriptional regulator; translated protein: MPTPSTRAPRRDATANREAILGAAAIALNEDIDASLENIAARAGLSRRAVYGHFATRDELLVEVFTRGARRLAALLDPVSHPDPLVEIALFGATLWAEVEHVRVSAALAVRGPHREMVGTALDPARERLRDTVRRGMESGRIRTDLDRETTTRLIENAAVSVLDEATRARLSPEAGHRLVMLAGLGAAGMSWREAGELIASTPELAFTPAETNDGGAQR